In Alligator mississippiensis isolate rAllMis1 chromosome 10, rAllMis1, whole genome shotgun sequence, one DNA window encodes the following:
- the DDX55 gene encoding ATP-dependent RNA helicase DDX55 isoform X1 yields MEAVTEGTWEALPAPLSPGVLRALRRLRFPRMTPVQSATIPLFMSNKDVAAEAVTGSGKTLAFVIPVLEILLRREEKLKKTQVGAIIITPTRELAVQIDEVLSHFTKHFPQFSQILLIGGTNPVEDIEKFKEHGGNIIVATPGRLEDMFRRKADGLDLARCVKSLDVLVLDEADRLLDMGFEASINAILDFLPKQRRTGLFSATQTQEVENLVRAGLRNPVRISVKEKGVAASSTQKTPTRLENYYMICRADEKFNQLVHFLRQHKQEKHLVFFSTCACVEYYGKALESMVKNAKIMCIHGKMKHKRNRIFTEFRKLPSGILVCTDVMARGIDIPEVNWVLQYDPPRSASAFVHRCGRTARIGHVGSALVFLLPMEESYVSFLSINQKCPMQEMKPPKNVVDLLPKLKSMALADRAVFEKGMKAFVSYVQAYAKHECSLIFRVKDLDFASLARGFALLRMPKMPELKGKSFSAFIPVSFDTDTITFKDKNREKQRQKLLEQQRKEKQENEGKKKFIRNKAWSKQKAKKEKKRKMTAKRKREEGSDLEDEDLEELLNDTRLLKRLKKGKISEEEFEKRLTGSERKVEMEVVTDSESED; encoded by the exons ATGGAGGCGGTCACCGAGGGGACGTGGGAGGCGCTGCCCGCGCCCCTCAGCCCCGGCGTCCTGCGCGCCCTGCGCCGCCTGCGCTTCCCCCGCATGACCCCCGTGCAG TCCGCAACCATTCCTCTGTTCATGAGCAACAAGGACGTGGCTGCGGAAGCG GTAACGGGCAGTGGCAAAACGCTGGCGTTTGTGATTCCCGTGCTAGAAATCCTTCTCAGAAGAGAAGAAAAGTTAAAGAAAACGCAG GTTGGAGCCATAATCATCACGCCCACAAGAGAATTAGCTGTTCAGATTGATGAGGTGCTCTCACATTTCACAAAACATTTTCCCCAGTTTAG tcaGATTCTGTTAATCGGTGGTACGAATCCTGTAGAAGATATTGAGAAGTTCAAAGAACATGG AGGGAACATCATTGTAGCTACCCCTGGCCGTTTGGAGGATATGTTCAGAAGAAAAGCAGATGGGCTGGATTTAGCACGTTGTGTGAAATCACTTGATGTGCTGGTATTAGATGAAGCTGACAGGCTTCTAGACATGGGATTTGAAGCAAG CATAAATGCCATTCTGGACTTTTTGCCTAAGCAGAGACGGACAGGTCTGTTCTCAGCAACTCAGACTCAAGAAGTTGAGAATCTGGTGAGAGCTGGTCTCCGGAATCCTGTCCGCATATCAGTGAAGGAGAAGGGAGTTGCAGCAAGCAGCACCCAGAAAACCCCCACACGGCTTGAGAACTACTACATG ATATGCAGAGCAGATGAAAAATTCAATCAGTTGGTGCATTTTCTTCGACAACACAAGCAGGAAAAACATCTGGTCTTTTTCAG TACCTGCGCCTGTGTGGAATATTATGGGAAGGCTCTGGAGTCCATGGTTAAAAATGCGAAAATAATGTGCATTCATGGGAAAATGAAGCACAAACGGAACAGGATTTTCACAGAGTTTCGTAAACTCCCAAG TGGCATTTTAGTTTGCACTGATGTGATGGCCAGGGGCATCGACATTCCAGAAGTAAATTGGGTTTTACAGTATGACCCCCCTCGCAGTGCAAG TGCCTTTGTGCATCGCTGCGGTCGAACAGCTCGAATTGGCCATGTAGGCAGCGCGCTTGTATTTTTGCTTCCCATGGAAGAGTCCTATGTTAGTTTTCTCTCAATAAACCAAaag TGTCCCATGCAGGAAATGAAACCACCAAAAAACGTGGTAGATCTTCTTCCAAAACTGAAGTCTATGGCTCTGGCAGACAGAGCAGTATTTGAGAAAGGGATGAAAGCATTTGTATCTTATGTGCAGGCCTACGCTAAACATGAGTGCAGTCTCATCTTCCGAGTAAAAG ATCTGGACTTTGCAAGTCTTGCCAGAGGTTTTGCTCTTTTGAGGATGCCAAAGATGCCCGAGTTAAAAGGAAAGTCCTTTTCGGCCTTTATTCCAGTCAGTTTTGACACGGACACCATCACATTCAAAgacaaaaacagagaaaagcagaggcagaaactgttagaacaacaaagaaaggaaaaacaagaaaatgaagggaaaaagaaattCATACGGAATAAAGCCTGGTCAAAGCAGAAAGCTaagaaggagaagaaaaggaaaatgacagctaaaaggaaaagagaagag GGTTCTGACCTTGAAGATGAAGACCTGGAGGAGCTGCTGAATGATACAAGACTCTTGAAAAGATTAAAAAAGGGTAAAATTAGTGAGGAGGAGTTTGAGAAGAGGCTGACGGGCAGTGAGAGAAAAGTCGAAATGGAAGTAGTAACTGACTCAGAGTCTGAAGACTGA
- the DDX55 gene encoding ATP-dependent RNA helicase DDX55 isoform X2 → MSNKDVAAEAVTGSGKTLAFVIPVLEILLRREEKLKKTQVGAIIITPTRELAVQIDEVLSHFTKHFPQFSQILLIGGTNPVEDIEKFKEHGGNIIVATPGRLEDMFRRKADGLDLARCVKSLDVLVLDEADRLLDMGFEASINAILDFLPKQRRTGLFSATQTQEVENLVRAGLRNPVRISVKEKGVAASSTQKTPTRLENYYMICRADEKFNQLVHFLRQHKQEKHLVFFSTCACVEYYGKALESMVKNAKIMCIHGKMKHKRNRIFTEFRKLPSGILVCTDVMARGIDIPEVNWVLQYDPPRSASAFVHRCGRTARIGHVGSALVFLLPMEESYVSFLSINQKCPMQEMKPPKNVVDLLPKLKSMALADRAVFEKGMKAFVSYVQAYAKHECSLIFRVKDLDFASLARGFALLRMPKMPELKGKSFSAFIPVSFDTDTITFKDKNREKQRQKLLEQQRKEKQENEGKKKFIRNKAWSKQKAKKEKKRKMTAKRKREEGSDLEDEDLEELLNDTRLLKRLKKGKISEEEFEKRLTGSERKVEMEVVTDSESED, encoded by the exons ATGAGCAACAAGGACGTGGCTGCGGAAGCG GTAACGGGCAGTGGCAAAACGCTGGCGTTTGTGATTCCCGTGCTAGAAATCCTTCTCAGAAGAGAAGAAAAGTTAAAGAAAACGCAG GTTGGAGCCATAATCATCACGCCCACAAGAGAATTAGCTGTTCAGATTGATGAGGTGCTCTCACATTTCACAAAACATTTTCCCCAGTTTAG tcaGATTCTGTTAATCGGTGGTACGAATCCTGTAGAAGATATTGAGAAGTTCAAAGAACATGG AGGGAACATCATTGTAGCTACCCCTGGCCGTTTGGAGGATATGTTCAGAAGAAAAGCAGATGGGCTGGATTTAGCACGTTGTGTGAAATCACTTGATGTGCTGGTATTAGATGAAGCTGACAGGCTTCTAGACATGGGATTTGAAGCAAG CATAAATGCCATTCTGGACTTTTTGCCTAAGCAGAGACGGACAGGTCTGTTCTCAGCAACTCAGACTCAAGAAGTTGAGAATCTGGTGAGAGCTGGTCTCCGGAATCCTGTCCGCATATCAGTGAAGGAGAAGGGAGTTGCAGCAAGCAGCACCCAGAAAACCCCCACACGGCTTGAGAACTACTACATG ATATGCAGAGCAGATGAAAAATTCAATCAGTTGGTGCATTTTCTTCGACAACACAAGCAGGAAAAACATCTGGTCTTTTTCAG TACCTGCGCCTGTGTGGAATATTATGGGAAGGCTCTGGAGTCCATGGTTAAAAATGCGAAAATAATGTGCATTCATGGGAAAATGAAGCACAAACGGAACAGGATTTTCACAGAGTTTCGTAAACTCCCAAG TGGCATTTTAGTTTGCACTGATGTGATGGCCAGGGGCATCGACATTCCAGAAGTAAATTGGGTTTTACAGTATGACCCCCCTCGCAGTGCAAG TGCCTTTGTGCATCGCTGCGGTCGAACAGCTCGAATTGGCCATGTAGGCAGCGCGCTTGTATTTTTGCTTCCCATGGAAGAGTCCTATGTTAGTTTTCTCTCAATAAACCAAaag TGTCCCATGCAGGAAATGAAACCACCAAAAAACGTGGTAGATCTTCTTCCAAAACTGAAGTCTATGGCTCTGGCAGACAGAGCAGTATTTGAGAAAGGGATGAAAGCATTTGTATCTTATGTGCAGGCCTACGCTAAACATGAGTGCAGTCTCATCTTCCGAGTAAAAG ATCTGGACTTTGCAAGTCTTGCCAGAGGTTTTGCTCTTTTGAGGATGCCAAAGATGCCCGAGTTAAAAGGAAAGTCCTTTTCGGCCTTTATTCCAGTCAGTTTTGACACGGACACCATCACATTCAAAgacaaaaacagagaaaagcagaggcagaaactgttagaacaacaaagaaaggaaaaacaagaaaatgaagggaaaaagaaattCATACGGAATAAAGCCTGGTCAAAGCAGAAAGCTaagaaggagaagaaaaggaaaatgacagctaaaaggaaaagagaagag GGTTCTGACCTTGAAGATGAAGACCTGGAGGAGCTGCTGAATGATACAAGACTCTTGAAAAGATTAAAAAAGGGTAAAATTAGTGAGGAGGAGTTTGAGAAGAGGCTGACGGGCAGTGAGAGAAAAGTCGAAATGGAAGTAGTAACTGACTCAGAGTCTGAAGACTGA
- the EIF2B1 gene encoding translation initiation factor eIF-2B subunit alpha, translating into MRGAMDRAALIEAFKAQTRDDPDLASAVAAIRALLEFLKRDTEETMQGFRANLKNAIEMLSGVDSSVAVSSGGELFLRFISLTSLEYTDYSKCKEIMIERGEIFLRRISLSRNKIAKLCHPFIKDGARILTHAYSRVVLRVLEAAAESKKRFRVYVTESQPDQAGQKMAKALSKLNIPVTVILDAAVGYIMEKVDLVIVGAEGVVENGGIINKIGTNQMAVCTKAQNKPFYVVAESFKFVRLFPLNQQDVPDKFKYKADTLKTSQNLAEEHPWIDYTSPSLITLLFTDLGVLTPSAVSDELIKLYL; encoded by the exons ATGCGCGGAGCCATGGACCGAGCAG CGCTGATCGAGGCCTTCAAGGCGCAGACGAGGGATGACCCGGACCTGGCCTCGGCCGTGGCCGCCATCCGCGCCCTGCTCGAGTTCCTCAAGAGAGACACAG aggAGACCATGCAGGGCTTCCGCGCAAACCTCAAAAACGCCATCGAAATGCTCTCAGGCGTCGACTCCTCAGTGGCCGTCTCCTCTGGGGGAGAGCTCTTCCTCCGGTTCATCAGCCTCACCTCGCTGGAGTACACG GACTACTCCAAGTGCAAAGAGATCATGATCGAGCGAGGGGAGATCTTCCTCAGGAGAATCTCTCTTTCCAGAAACAAAATCGCGAAGCTCTGCCACCCGTTCATCAAAGACGGTGCT CGAATATTAACCCATGCCTATTCAAGAGTGGTCCTCAGAGTGCTAGAAGCAGCTGCAGAGTCAAAGAAGCGTTTCAGAGTTTACGTTACAGAATCACAGCCAGATCAAGCAGG GCAAAAAATGGCAAAGGCACTCAGCAAGTTGAACATCCCTGTTACCGTGATTCTGGATGCTGCTGTAGG tTACATTATGGAAAAAGTGGACCTGGTAATAGTTGGTGCTGAAGGCGTAGTTGAAAATGGAGGAATCATTAATAAG ATTGGTACAAATCAAATGGCCGTGTGCACCAAGGCTCAGAATAAGCCCTTTTATGTCGTTGCTGAAAGTTTCAAGTTCGTAAGACTCTTCCCTCTAAATCAACAGGATGTCCCAGACAAATTTAAG TACAAAGCAGACACCTTGAAAACAAGCCAAAATCTAGCTGAGGAGCACCCATGGATTGACTACACTTCGCCATCGCTAATTACGTTACTGTTTACAGACCTGGGAGTGTTAACTCCATCAGCTGTCAGTGATGAACTTATTAAACTTTACCTGTAA